The following are encoded in a window of Chaetodon auriga isolate fChaAug3 chromosome 24, fChaAug3.hap1, whole genome shotgun sequence genomic DNA:
- the serpine1 gene encoding plasminogen activator inhibitor 1, giving the protein MLCVHIFLLLTLSRVGLSSLQDKQTDFGLKVFSQLIQSSVDKNMALSPYGVASILAMAQLGAAGNTRRALTTAMGFSLHERGMSRQQRLLQRDLSSEEGVETTSGVMVERKIGLEKGYRRALAKAFQIHAHQVDFTKPDEAVSIINSWVSDHTADAIPEFLAPGSLTDETRLVFLNALHFQGLWKVPFNPKLTQQRMFHCANGSTVAVQMMTLTDRFNYGEFVTAKGVDYDVIEVPYEGDSLSMLLVSPIEPKVPLSMLSEDFSSQRIQQWRTELRNVKRQLAMPRFSLNSELNLKTTLLKMGLGDMFNLATADFTRITTDERLCVSKVLQRVKIEVNEQGTKGAAATAAVMFSRMAVEEITLDRPFLFLIQHKNTGVVLFMGQLNHPQQQ; this is encoded by the exons ATGCTTTGCGTGCATATTTTCCTGCTGCTGACTCTGAGCAGAGTGGGGCTGAGCTCCCTGCAGGATAAACAGACTGACTTTGGCCTGAAAGTCTTCTCGCAGCTGATCCAGAGCTCTGTGGACAAGAACATGGCCTTGTCCCCGTATGGTGTTGCCTCCATCCTGGCCATGGCTCAACTCGGCGCAGCTGGAAACACCCGCAGGGCCTTAACTACTGCCATGGGCTTTTCTCTGCATG AGCGAGGGATGTCTCGGCAGCAGCGTCTTCTGCAGCGGGACCTGTCCAGTGAGGAGGGGGTTGAGACAACCAGCGGGGTTATGGTGGAGAGGAAGATTGGCCTAGAGAAGGGATACCGCCGGGCCTTGGCCAAGGCCTTCCAGATCCATGCTCACCAGGTGGACTTCACCAAACCAGACGAGGCAGTCAGCATCATCAACTCATGGGTCTCAGACCACACTGCAG ATGCCATCCCTGAGTTCTTGGCACCTGGATCCCTGACTGATGAGACCCGCCTGGTCTTTCTTAATGCTCTCCACTTCCAGGGCCTCTGGAAGGTTCCCTTTAATCCTAAactgacacagcagaggatgttccACTGTGCCAATGGAAGCACTGTGGCCGTGCAAATGATGACACTCACTGACCGCTTCAACTACG GTGAGTTCGTGACTGCCAAAGGGGTGGACTATGATGTCATTGAGGTTCCATATGAGGGTGACTCACTGAGCATGCTCCTGGTGTCACCCATTGAGCCTAAAGTGccactgagcatgctcagtgaGGATTTCAGCAGCCAGAGGATTCAGCAGTGGAGAACAGAGCTGAGGAATGTCAAGAGACAGCTGGCCATGCCCAG gtttAGTCTGAACTCTGAGTTGAATTTAAAGACTACTCTGCTTAAGATGGGTCTGGGAGATATGTTCAACCTGGCTACTGCTGACTTCACACGCATCACCA CTGatgagagactgtgtgtgtcgAAGGTTCTGCAGAGAGTGAAGATCGAGGTGAATGAGCAAGGAACCAAGGGCGCAGCTGCAACAG ctgctgtgatgttttcTCGTATGGCAGTGGAAGAGATTACTCTGGACCgacccttcctcttcctcatccagcacaaaaacacag GTGTTGTTCTGTTCATGGGTCAGCTCAACCATCCCCAACAACAATAA